AATCAAAATCTATACATTTAACAAgtcaaattatttaaacattgatTAAAAGCAATCAAATCCTCCTAAATATTTCAATTGAGTCACTAGTAAGTCAGTTTCTCTAAAAGCTTCATTTTGGTAAAGCACACATACCATTATAAGGATTCTGAAGTTCATGACACCTACActtaaatctattataaaaatggGCTTGTAGACCTGAGAGATAGATGCTATCTCAGCTCAGGCCAATTTTTGAATTtagatatctaaaataaaaatatatctcagTGCAGATCAAGTTTCAGATTATTAATCAGTGAACTTCTGGTTGGGACCTGGGAATTGATTCAGCTTCTAAAATGATTAAAATCTGAGCTGGTATTCATCTTGTATGTATCATGGGAAAGTTTCAAGCCCATACGTTTTCCATGCAGTGGTATTGTAGCTGGATGCCTTTTCTGTCCATGATGCCACCTTTAAGTTTAGTGACTATGATACGCAGATGTCCGGAAGATGTCCATGccttaatccctggaacctgtgaatatgttatgttACATGGCAAAATGAACTGTGAATATGCAATTCAGGTTGTGGACCTTAAAACAGGGAGATTATCCCtgaattatctgggtgggcccaatCTAATCACACGAATCCTTAAACTCAGAACACTTTCTCCGATGAAGTCAGAGAGTTGTGGTAGAAAGCTAGGCCTGAGAGATTCAAAGTGTGAGAAGGACTTAGCTTGCCATTGTTGGCTAGAGAATGGAGAGGCTAGGACCTAAGTCCTACAACCATAAGGAACTGAATTctaaatgagtttggaagtggaTTGTTCCCCTCTAGTAAGGAAGGCCGACCTGCTTATACTTTGCTTTTGACCTTGTGAAACCCTGAGCAGAGAATCCAGTCATGTTTGGTTGGACTTCTGATCTACAgaaactataagataataaagagttgttttaagccaccaagtttgtagtaatttgtggctggatgtggtagctcacacctataatcccagaattttggcaggctgaggcgggtggatcacttgaggccaggagtttgagaccagcctggacaacatggcaaaaccctgtctttactaaaaatacaaaaaattatctgggtgtgggtaatcccaggaggccgaggcatgagaattgcttgaacttggaggctgaggtatcAGTGAGCCGacctcatgccactgcactctggcctggtcgacagagcatgactctgtctcaaaaaacaacaacaacaaaaaacaacttctAGTTGTCTTCCCCAGTAGCCAATCTCCCCTTCTTCTTTATTATACAATTCCCAACTTCTAGCTGGACATGGCTGCCTGAAATAAACACTATAGCTCCTagcctctctccctggcttggTGAGCCCAGGTGCCTAAATTCTACCCAATGAGACAATCAGAAATATTGGGTGCACCTTTCAGAAAGCTTCTTTCAAGGAAAGAGATGTgctatttcttccttcctccttcctggggGCTATTAAGCTGACGTAATGGCTGGAGCTCAGGGAGCCATCTTGGGTCATGAGGTGGCAAGCTAAGGATGGTAGAAGAGCGAGACGGGATACTGGGCTTTCAACTGATCAGAAGGCTGCCGTCCATCCCTGGACTCTTATTTGCAGATTCTTTAATGTAAGACAGAAATGATTTCCTATTTTGTTTAAGCTATTGTTATTTTGGGTTTTACTGTTACAGCCAAACCTACTCTTAATCATTTTGCCTAATTAATATCTCATTATAATTAGTGGAGTAATATAGAGGATCCATTTTCCAGGAGCTGAACAATCAAGCCTGAGCAGTGAACAGTTGTCTTTTGGTCATTTGAGTAATTCACTGTCTTATAACACACCattgaactgttttttttttcttagttgcaAAGTACGCCCAAATAGTCCCATCAGTATCTTTCATTCTTGGGAAAGTGCCAGATCTTGGAATTACTCACAGTTTTCTGTACTCACCCCTCCCTATttatacagataaagaaaaacaaatgtaccTTACAAACAGATAAAATGCGTACTATATTTATGTTCTTCTACTTATCACAACTAATTAAAAATAGCTGATTATGTTCACTCTTCTTCCCTTATTATATTAACTACCTTTTGGCACACTTTATAGTGACCAATGATTTTGAATATCATTATAGACGCATGGATTTAAAACAGTTCACTTTGTTGCAACTaactatattattttcctttcggTAATCAAATTGTCAAAGCATGTCAAATGGGAGCCTCTTTAGATTTATTCCTTTGCCTTTTCAGCTTTactttgtacatttaaaaagtatctttgaACCATCCTTTTCTTGGGGTTGCGCTCCTGTCCAATGAGCACATAGTGAGGGCAGTACTGCTAATGCCTAAACCACACACTTGCATCAACTAGAACTTTGCTTTACCTTGGTgcaatttttggaaaaaatgaaaacccgattaaaaaaaaaagtatctttgcTTTCTGTCATCAACAACATGTTCTGGGCCTGGAGTTATTTAAGGTGTGCAGCTATTCTCCAAGGAACCTGAGgttttttggtatatattttttaaaatcgtGACTAATATTTGAAGCACAGCTCCAGTTTCTAAGAATGGATATCAGATTATTCCTGATGTTGTTTTAGGATTAGTGACAGTTCaaaaagttatttccttttaaaaccaCAAATTCACCTTGGTATTTCCTATTTAACTCAAACAtggttaaacttttaaaattttagtatgcagtttaatatttatttttctctacaacATACCTACTTGTATCCTGTAACACTCGATCCAAACTTCAATGGTATCTTCTCTTTAGTGATTGTATAGTGTCTCACTGACCACCATTCTCTAGTCGTTTTACAGACAGATTCATCCAGCCTGGGTCAATGGGACAGCGGcataagaaagagagaaggagggttTGGCATACTGGCAGGAGAGCGTCTGAAGGAATGAATCATGGAATCCCAGGTACTAGAAAgcttaagaaaaagaatatggtAGTACAGATCAGGAGAAAAAGAGATGATGGGGATAGGCTAGAACAGGTACAGTGAAGATAACTTAGTGAGAGAGCTGGGAGGAAGGAGGCGGCAGTCAGAGTGTGGAGTGACTGAAGTTCAAACTTCAAAGGTGGAGCAGTTTCAGGAGGTGGCCAAACCAGAGGATGCATGGTTAATGATGTTTTCCATGGTCCACCTCCAGCTCTGCACACCCACTCTCAGCTCTGCTCACAGCCAGAGCAAACACACACGCCCTAGTCTCAGGTAGGAAGGTAAGGGCCGGAGTCTATCTGGGATTTAACACAGAAGGACAGCCAGGATTGCTGCCTGCTGGCTGCTCTGCTATACATGCAGAATGTGTACCATGTTCAGACTAGGTCATacaccctccttccttcctcaccaGCCATAGACTCCAGGCCCTTCCCACACTTCTGCCTGTAGCAGAGCCTTTCACCCTAGCCCATACGGTGCTGGTTTAGCTTCTGATAGTGCTGGCTGAGATCCGTGATGCTGGCATTCCTCACAGGAAGAAGCCTGCAGGGTACGCTCAGGCTAGTCCATCTGGGCCCCTGTGGGGGCCTGTCAGGATCACCTGTGCCACCTGTCCCAAACAGCATTGAGcaggaagctggggtgggggaaCAGGAGGAGCAGAGGCTGCAAAGTAGTGCAGATCTCCCTTCTTGCCAAACCTTGCCCTGATCCTAGGGCTGCAGGCAGGAACAGATGCAGCAGGTGGCTGGGAGGGTAACTGGGGATGGGTGAGTGGGAAGGCCAGGTCTGGAGATGCCACAGCTCTATTCTTTTCTTAAACTTGGGTGTTTGGCACAGGGTCCCATGCAAGGAGGTGGGATATAGGCAGCCAGAGGGAGTCTCTCTCCTGCTTCTACTGGTTCTGGGGCAAGAGAGGGTAGAAGAAAGTGGTCAGGGGCTGGATTCTTGTCCTTGAAAGGCTTGGGTCCTCAGAGCGGGAAGATGAGGAAGCCAGAGAAGCTTGAGTATTTCCAGCCACCCAGTAGATTCCCCCGACGCAGGCGCAGAGACACTCGGTCCCCGGGGTCCAAGGGCAGTAGCACAGAGCTGGTGGCTGCCTCCCGGGTCACGTCTGGGTCATTGGCAAAGGCTGAGATGACAGGCCACGTGTTCAACATCAGGCTCACCTGGGGAGGGGAGGCCAGTTAGCCTCCATCCCCTAGCTCTCAGCTCAGGACTCCCACCTTCCCAGGGGCTTCCtcttgggaagctggggcttaTGGGCTCTCCCCAGAGGGCTGCGGGGTGGCCAGCATTGGCCTCTGCACATCCTCCACACTCAATGCCAGGCAGGCCCATTTCTCCCCTGGTCCTGGCCTCCAGGACACAGGTCAATGGAGGGTCCACAGGTCAGCTGGGCTCCacttcttccccctccctcccctcctgagGCAGGGATGGGGCCCAGTGCTGAGGTCACCTGGACGGTTTGGCGGTTGTACACCTTCACCACATGGAACCGGAAGCTGTAGACACCCCGGACAGGGGCTACGAAGGAGCCCGAGGCCCGGTCAAAACCACCGCCCTCATTCACCAGCACCTGGGGGAAATGCCCGTGGCTCAGCGGTACCATGGGGATGGTGGGGGGGAAGAGGGGCAGGGGTGGTGAGTAATGAACAGAAGGGGTGGCAAGTAGGAGCGAATAGGAGTGAACAGATTCAAAAGAAATggtgagaaggagaaaggaggggattactgggtggagggaggggaaaCCATTGGTGGGGTGGAGGGGCAAACGGCCAGTTTAGGGAAAGATGTAGGAAGCTGTTTTCTTAGCCTGAGGGACAGCAGAGTGCGCTTGGGCAGATGCTTCCAGGTCTGTGCAGGGTCCTTCCAGGTCCCCTGGACAGGGGTAGGGGGATTACCTGGTCAAAGTAGATGGCCCCCGTGGTGCCATTGCCGGTTTCCCCTGCTGGCTCATGGTGGTGGCTTCTGACCGCAGCAAATGCCACTCGCCCAGGGGGCGCCTCTCCCAGGGCTGCTCCCCCGGGCCCCCCTGCAGCAGCTCGGCCAGGCTCACAGACCACCAGGCACTCCCCCTCCAGCAGGACGGGCTCTGACCCCTCCTGGGCCCACCCGGCCCCTAGGGCCAGAAGCACCAGAGCCAAGGGCAGCCCTGGACTGTGTAGGGAACCTGGTAGCCAGTGTGGCTTGGCTCCCAACATGGCTGGGTGGCTCTGCAACCCACAAATGCCCCTGTCTTCTGCCCGCTTTctgtttctgctcctctccctggaCTCTCACTGCTGGCACCCTGCTCGACTGCCCTCTCTAGGCTGGCTGCACCCTGTCTCCATACCTGGGTCCCGGCTCGGTCCTGCCTCCCACTCTCACTCCTGCTGTCACTGCAGTTCCCTCCTCCTTGGCAGAGCATGCAGTGACAGCAGTTGGgctttgggagggagaggaaggatgaAGCCGCCCTCCCGCTGGACTGGAGGGCTGCAGCCAGAGCTTCAGGGCAGCCCTTCTGGACGGGACACCACTGAAGGCTGGACCTGGCGGGGGATGGAgaacatgcgtgtgtgtgcatgtccagAGGCAGCCTCTCAACCCCTTCCTCCTACTATTCCTCCTATCTTCAAAATCCTACAAATCAGCCCTTCTCCGTGGCATCATTCCATTTGTTGGAAGAAAGGGGGTACCCCACCCGGGTAACcgctccccccgccccccagcccCGCCGCCTGGGAAGCTTTGGTGGAAAGTGCCACTATGTTTTGGTGGAAAGTGCTTGGGCCTAGAGCACCACCGGGCCGGTCACGCTCCCTCTTTGGTCGGCCACTTCTTCATTCGCGGGAAACAACTTTCGGCGCGTAGTTCCACTTTCGGAGAAATATCTGCGTGGAACGCGCGAGGACCCCGAGGGCCGGGAGACAGACGGGAGGGCTGGGGAGAAGCGCGAGGAGCCTGCCCTGGAGCCGCCTAGGGGGCTGGGCCCAGCTGCCCGTCAGGGCCGCGGGGCGCAGCGGCGGGGTTGGGAGGAGGGCGCGCAGCCGGGCCCCGAGCAGGCCCAGCCCCGGGAGGAGCCGGGCTGACTCCGCCCCAGGCCAGGAAGTGACTCAAGAAACTGTTTGCGTGCGATGTGGACTAGAGAGGTCCCCGTTGGGTGAGGAACCCGGGAAGGCCCGCCCAGATTCGGGTCCCCTGCCCTAGTCCCCTGGGCTGGGGGCGCGGGCGAAGCGGGGGCCCGGCGGGCGCCGAGAGGACCCGAGGCCGGCGCGGGCGGCGGAGGCGGTAGGGGCGCCCCTCTCCCGCGCCCGGGAGCGGGAAGCGGGGTCCGCGGTGCGGAGCGGGCGGGCCCGGACGGGCCCGGGCGGTGGCAGCAGTCCGCGGTGGGCGGGCCCGACCCGGCCCCTGGGCCCTGGGCGGCGCTCGTGGCGTGACGGAGAGGGACAGCGGAcggctgggggaggggtgggagtgGCTTGAACCTTGGAAATGGCAGATCAGGGGCCCCAAAGGACAGCCTAGTTCAAGCCCCTGCTGAGGATTCGTCTGTAAAAAGCCCCGTTGGACTCCTGGATATTGCAGAGTCTCCCAGGAGACTCCTTCTGGCCTCCAGGCCGAGTTGGAGCCCCCCACCCTTCCTGCTCAGGGCTTTGGTCATCCTTTTCCAAAGCCCAGACGCCCACCCCAGACAGACAGCCTTGTTTACCCGGACTTCCTCTCAGGACACAAGGCCTGTGGGACACATTCCCTCCCTACCTCCAGTGGACCCAGATGCTTGTCACCTCCTGGGGCTGTTTACCAGCGCCTTAACTAGGTGCGACCTGTTGATAGCTGGTGTAGGCCCAGAGACCAGGATTTGGGTTGAGGGTTCAGTGAGGCTTTGGGCCGCCTTCTCCCCTTCCAGGACTGGGGGCAGCAGCCATGCCTACCTGGGAGGCCCTCCCAGTGTCCCCAGACCGCTTTGCGGTGTCTGCGGAGGCTGAGACCAAGGTTCGGGAACAGCAGCCCCATGTGGAGCGCATCTTCAGCGTGGGGGTGAGCGTCCTTCCGAAGGACTGTCCGGACAACCCCCACATCTGGCTGCAGCTGGAGGGCCCCAAGGAAAACGCCAGCAGAGCCAAGGTGAACTCCCTCTCTCCCCCAAGGCTCCCTCCAGGCACCAAGGACGCTTTCCCCCAGAGGCGGGGGAGAGGAACGGCCTGGGCTGTCTTCTGGTAACCTCAGTGCCTCGGAGTTTTGAGGAACTTTCCAACTCTGTATTAGTTTGGAGTTTTGGCTGAATTTCTGCTGTGATGGCGCAGCCTCACAAAAATCATTCTGTACTCTTTGGGAGAGTAGCCATATCTGGCTGAACAAGTTGGCCCCACCAAGGAATGCACTATGGGGTGGGAGGCTGGGCACCATTTCTTCCTTTGGGATTAGGCTGGGGTTCCAGGATGGCTCAATCATGTACCAGTTTTGTGCTgggagtctcagtttccttatctttaaaatgggaataacaccATGTGGATACTCCAGGCATCCTGGAGCTCAGGAGAGAGCAAGGAGCCTGGAGAGGTGCAGTTTACTTTTCCtgaccttcccttcctcccaaatAGGAGTACCTGAAGGGCCTCTGCAGCCCGGAACTGCAGGATGAAATCCGCTACCCGCCCAAACTGCACTGCATCTTTCTGGGAGCCCAGGGCTTCTTCCTCGACTGCTTGACCTGGAGCACGTCAGCCCATCTGGTGCCCAGGGAGCCCGGTTCACTGATGATCAGTGGCCTGACTGAGGCCTTTGTCATGGCTCAGAGCCGGGTAGAAGAGCTGGTGGAGCGGCTGAGCTGGGACTTCCTGCCAGGACCATCTCCCGGAGCCTCTCAGTGTCCTGGAGTGCTGAGAGACTTCTCTGCCCTGCTGCATTCCCCGGGAGATGCCCATAGAGACGCCTTGCTGCAGTTGCCGCTGGCTGTCCAGGAGGAGCTGCTGAGTCTGGTGCAGGAGGCATCCAGTGGGCAGGGGCCAGGAGCATTGGCTTCTTGGGAGGGGAGGAGCTCAGGCTTGCTGGGCGCTCAGTGCCAAGGAGTGAGAGCTCCCCCTAGTGACGGCAGGGAGTCCCTGGACACTAGATCTGTGGGACCCAGAGAGTCCAGGGGAGCAAGGGGAGACAGTTATGCTGTGGAGAAGGGAGGGAAACAGGGTGGTCCCAGGGAGATGGCTTTTGGGTGGAAGGAGTTGCCTGGAGAAGAGGCCTGGGAGAGAGAAATAGGGCTCAGGCCACAGTCAGTGGGTAGAGGGGCAAGGGAATCAGCACCCCTGAAAGGGAAGACCCTGGGAAAGGAGGAGGCAactcagggaggaggaggggtctGTGTCCACCGTGAGCCTCCTAGTGCCCAAGGCTCCTGTCACAGGGCTGCTCAGTCCCGAGGAGCCTCCCTCCTCCAGCGGCTCCACAATGGgaatgcctctcctccaaggGTGCCCAGCCCTCCACCTGCGCCGGAACCCCCATGGCACTGTGGAGACCGGGGTGACTGGGGAGATGGGGGGGACAGGGGAGACAAGCAGCAGACCACGGCACGAAGTCGGGGGCCTCACTGGAAACGAGGTGCCCGAGGGGGCAACTTGGTGACTGGCACACAGCGTTTCAAGGAGGCCCTGCAGGACCCTTTCACCCTGTGCCttgccaatgtgcctggccagCCAGACCTCCGCCATATTGTCATTGACGGCAGCAACGTGGCCATGGTGTGAGTACCTGGTGGGGCTAAgggcctaggggagggaggaTGAGATAGGCATTTTTGTCCACCTTGGGGATGTGTACTGAGGGGCTGGCATTGTAACCAGGGTGTCAAGCCCCTCCTCTGGCCGACCCCTTCCCACTGCAGGCATGGCCTCCAGCACTACTTCTCCAGCCGGGGCATTGCCATTGCTGTGCAGTACTTCTGGGACCGTGGCCACCGTGACATAACCGTCTTCGTGCCTCAGTGGCGCTTCAGTAAGGATGCCAAAGTTAGAGGTGAGTTGGGCCTGGTCTTCTGTGTCCTGGGGTAGGCTCTATTTCTACCTGGAGGAGAAccctattttgttcttttttaatagagagtCACTTCCTGCAAAAGCTGCATTCCCTCAGCCTGCTCTCCCTCACACCCTCACGAGTCATGGATGGCAAGAGGATCTCCTCCTATGATGACAGGTACTTGCTCCTCTCCTGGCCCCAGGCTTGATATTCAAGGAGCCTAGTTGAAGATTGAGGGAGAGGGAAAAGCTCCTGGTGGTTTATGCTGTTTCCAAGCTTTGGTAGTGAGTAAGGGGCTAGTTATTCCTCTGTGTCCCTTATTATTGGTTAGGTAAacctgcccagcagctgtgaTGAGAAGAACTGTAGACAACCATGTTTGCTCATTTATCATTCATCAAATAAAGTGATACCTCATTTATATAGTGCTTCACTGTCTAGAAAATACTGGTTTAGTGGAAAGATGGGGAAGCTCGTGACATAAATAGCTGACAGATGTCATCTTTCTGAATTTCTCAACATGCAGAGAAACTTCCTTAACATTCTGGAAAAAACACAGTAAAGgtcaaaataacaaataaaatgaagaaacacaACCCATGAATAATAGGACTGTACAAAACATGGTATAATAGAAATATCACTGGATTTAGAATTGGAAGAGCTAAATTTGAGCCTCAGTAGCACTCCTCATAGACTTTGACTGTGGACCCATGTCTTAGTGAATTATTAACCTCTTTGTCTCAGGGTCCTCCTCCATTCATGTACCCTCCTTGtgaatatatgaaaaagataagGTGTGTGTCTGCCTTGCTCAAGGTGTGCTCAGCAAGACTACAGTGACATTCCCTCCTAACTTAGCACATACGTACTCAAGTGTGGCAGCGGGTGTATCTCCAATCTATAGTCATGGAGACAGAGGGTCAGAGTGGTTACCTCTCTTAGCAAAGGGAAATTAGACCTCAAAACTGTCAGATGATATGAATGAAAATACAAGACACACTTCTACCATAGTCTACATAGGTAATGTGAGAAATGAACAGATTTTAGAAAGCCAATTAACCAAGTTAACATATTTACAAGTTTTTTATTCTCTAGGACattattcagattttaaaaattagtttccaAACCATAGTGATTATATACTTTGTCTTTTCAAACATGTACCTTGTATTCCTTAACAAGTAAATGGAATTCTACAAAATGGTTTActttctcccaatgttattctACTTATGTATAGATGTCACAGATTACCCAAGATATGGAACCTTCTTTCCACACCTGCATTGAAACAGAATTGAAACTGAAGATTGAGTTCATTTTAATGAATGTTAAAGGCATGTGTCTGCCCAGTTGCGTGGGACCTGGTGGGCAGATAACATAATATAAATTGGGAATTCGCCCATCAACAGTGAATAAGCACAGTGGTGCACATCGTAGGCATAGTGAATAAATGTTGCTGAACAACATACTTTGTAATGAGAtcatagtaaaatatatttaaccagAAAATACCGTTTGCATGCCATAAGTGTACCATATACATTTGTAAGTCATTTCCTTAATTTGTTTCCCAGACAGAAGCTCAGAGCCTGATATCTGTCACACCTGATCCTGATTCCCAGTTCCCCCTATACCATGCTGTCTTTCAAATACTAACTGCTCACTTAGTACTAGTGCATAGCCTGCAGGAGGTGGGAACACTGGGAACAAGATCTGATTAGTGACTTTAGAGAGCCGTAAGAAACTATAAATCAAACACTACAGGAACTCAGAGAGAAGGGAGCCCCCTTCTGGCTGGGGTTTTGTGGGAAAGGAGAGATTTGTAAGTTTTTGTATTGATTGAGAAGACTGTGGGATGGGCTGGATCTCTTGGTTTCTAAATCTGTTAAGAACACCACCCACCACCTCATGAGTCCTACCTTGTCTTGTAGAATCAGAATTACTGAAGTGGGGCccgcatctatttttttttttttttgagacagagtcttgtcacccaggctgaagtgcaatggcacgatctcggctcactgcagtctctgcctcctgggttcaagcaattctcctgcctcagcctcctgagtagctgggactacaggcatgcaccaccacacctggctaatttttttgtatttttagtagagacggcgtttcaccatgttggccaggatggtcttaatctcttgacctcgtgatctgccctccttggcctcccaaagtgctaggattacaggcgtgagccaccgcgtccatcCCATCTGTTTTTTAAAGTTCCCCTGGTGATTCTGTTCCTCAGCCAGTTTTTGGAAGTGCCTTTCAGATGGGAATAGTTGGAGAAACCCGGAAGTCAGCATTAGACATATTTGAAGAGCAGAGTGTAACCTGATGATTGATTTTAGCTGGAGTTGAGACTGCAATAGGGAATATTTGGAGATAAGGCTGTAAGAGTGATTTGATCTGGGCTCTAGAAGGCCTTAGCTGCCAGGCCTGGGTGTGTGGACTTTATTTGGTAAATAAAGGGTGAGTGTGGAAGAGTTTTGTGTAGGGGATAAGCATGCTTtcttggggcagggcaggggaggctggagggTGGTGAGTGGTCAGAGGCGGGGAATCCTTGTTAGGAGGTTATGCGTGATCTCAGTTGCAATATCTGAATTACTAGGGTAGTTACGGTGGGCCTGGGAAGGAAGGGAGCAGAGCACAAGGCTTTTGAAAGGTAGGACATGTTGGATTTGCGAGGGATTGGTTGGGTAGGGTGGAAGACAGTGTCAGAGCTAGATCTTACTGTTTACTAGTGAGACGCAAAGTGTTGCGCGAAGGACTGCGGTGAGCAGATTGGATTCATCTGTTTCTTCTGTAGCCCATGAAACCTGTATCTAGTCAGTTGCCTGTAGCTGGGCTAAGGTGGGGTATGGGGCCAGAGCTCCATCACCAGAAGTTGCTCATGGGAATTAGTAACACTTTTGAGGTTGGGGCCTTGGAGTGTCCCAAAGGGTTGctgtggttgtttttatttttatatatttgggggCATACAAGTACAGTTTTGCTAcatgcatagtggtgaagtctgggcttttaatgTAACTGTTATCCCAagagtgaacattgtacccaataggtaaatTTTCAACCTTCTCTCAGTTGCTGTGGTTTTGGAGACAGGTTCATGGTGAGGCTGGCTGAAGAGAGAGATGGGATAATTGTCTCCAATGATCAGTTCCGGGATCTGGCAGAGGAGTCCGAGAACTGGATGGCAATCATCAGAGAACGGTGAGAATTGGACACAGATGCAGACCTTTTTCTAAAGCTAGTTCTGCTCTGGCCACAGGGTGAAAACTCTGGGAAGGAGGTGAAGTTTTCTTGAAGGATGGAGCCAGCAGTTTCTGGTGATACTGGTTTCAGTTGTCTGGGAGGTGGGCAAGAGCCCCCTCTATGACCATATATTCTCTTTCACCGTCCAGCCTGCTGCCCTTTACCTTTGTGGGAAACCTCTTCATGGTACCCGATGACCCACTGGGGCGAAACGGCCCCACCCTGGATGAATTTCTGAAGAAGCCAGCCAGGTAATCAATCTAGACTCCTTGCAGACAGCTTCACCCTGGCCCTCTCTTGGCAGGCCCGGAGGCTTGGGTGGAAGTCTGACCTCAGTTTTGGCCAGCTTAATTTTGCAGTGGTTTGAGTTACCTTGGCCTTGGCCATGATAAGCTTCCCAGGAATCCTGACGTAGAACCTCCTTGCTGGGAGGGAAACACCTGCTTCCTGTTTCCCTTAATCAGCGTGTTTTATGGAGTTATTTGGAAAATGGTTGCTTATACTGAGACCCAGTTGTATTCTGCATGCCTTCTGCTGACCATTATGTAAGTAATTCATTTAGGACCAGAACTAGATCGTATAATAGTGGCAGAGTTCACCGTGGTTCCCAAAGTACAGTCCATCACCCCTTCAGAAGAGGGTTGATACTGCCACTCAGTGGTCAACTTCAGGAACTTCAGAACTTCTCCCCCAGAGCCAGGAACAGGCAAGATAATTGAGAGGGGTAGCCTACTAAGATCTAATTCCCACCCCCCAGGATGCTCATCAGCACTTTTTGATCTGTTTCTTCCCAGGACAC
Above is a window of Callithrix jacchus isolate 240 chromosome 8, calJac240_pri, whole genome shotgun sequence DNA encoding:
- the CBLN3 gene encoding cerebellin-3 isoform X1, whose amino-acid sequence is MLGAKPHWLPGSLHSPGLPLALVLLALGAGWAQEGSEPVLLEGECLVVCEPGRAAAGGPGGAALGEAPPGRVAFAAVRSHHHEPAGETGNGTTGAIYFDQVLVNEGGGFDRASGSFVAPVRGVYSFRFHVVKVYNRQTVQVSLMLNTWPVISAFANDPDVTREAATSSVLLPLDPGDRVSLRLRRGNLLGGWKYSSFSGFLIFPL
- the CBLN3 gene encoding cerebellin-3 isoform X2, producing the protein MHTHACSPSPARSSLQWCPVQKGCPEALAAALQSSGRAASSFLSLPKPNCCHCMLCQGGGNCSDSRSESGRQDRAGTQVLVNEGGGFDRASGSFVAPVRGVYSFRFHVVKVYNRQTVQVSLMLNTWPVISAFANDPDVTREAATSSVLLPLDPGDRVSLRLRRGNLLGGWKYSSFSGFLIFPL